A window of the Brassica napus cultivar Da-Ae chromosome A2, Da-Ae, whole genome shotgun sequence genome harbors these coding sequences:
- the LOC106394142 gene encoding ethylene-responsive transcription factor ERF118 yields MVAIRKQRVTKKPKSDNSLSSDPQETQVLRKVRIIVADPYATDDSSSDEEEMIPRPRPVKRIVREINFPLHSDSASPDSTVTMSKRAGAARFAASRAKLLNKPVGVRQRKWGKWAAEIRHPILKTRRWLGTFLTLEDAHQAYKNKRREYDELLGIVDDPLPVSEDAKPEVSSSENSQCSGSSTTTSLEQDASSSSAKEEVMMKITTNDDDGVDLSEEVLFDFNFADLQIPEFIGDGGSMGGGGGGNDLGLDFDCFFTDDQLDDFGLLDDISGFEESGPSALPDFDFADVELELAGSSFLDQTSPLNMTCSMKSFAA; encoded by the coding sequence ATGGTAGCGATTAGGAAACAACGTGTTACGAAGAAACCAAAGAGTGATAACTCTTTATCATCCGATCCTCAAGAAACCCAAGTTTTGAGAAAAGTGAGGATCATCGTGGCCGATCCTTACGCAACTGATGATTCCTCTAGCGACGAGGAAGAGATGATCCCTAGGCCTCGTCCAGTGAAACGCATTGTACGTGAGATCAACTTTCCATTGCATTCTGATAGTGCTTCACCGGATAGTACTGTGACCATGAGCAAGAGAGCAGGGGCGGCTAGGTTCGCGGCTTCTCGTGCCAAGTTGCTTAACAAGCCTGTTGGTGTTAGGCAGAGGAAGTGGGGCAAGTGGGCTGCTGAGATTAGGCATCCCATCCTCAAGACGAGGAGGTGGTTGGGTACTTTTCTTACTCTGGAAGACGCTCATCAAGCTTATAAAAATAAGAGGAGAGAGTATGATGAACTTCTCGGCATCGTTGATGATCCTCTCCCTGTGTCCGAGGATGCTAAACCTGAGGTTTCTTCGTCTGAGAACAGTCAGTGCTCAGGCTCCTCAACCACTACTTCTCTCGAGCAAgacgcttcttcttcttcagctaaaGAAGAAGTGATGATGAAGATCACTacaaatgatgatgatggtgttgATTTGAGCGAGGAAGTGTTGTTTGATTTCAACTTTGCTGATCTACAAATCCCTGAGTTCATTGGTGACGGTGGATCAATGGGAGGTGGAGGTGGAGGAAACGATCTTGGTCTAGACTTTGATTGTTTCTTCactgatgatcagcttgatgatTTTGGTTTGCTGGATGATATTAGCGGATTTGAAGAAAGCGGTCCGAGTGCCTTACCGGATTTCGACTTTGCAGATGTTGAGCTTGAGCTAGCTGGCTCGAGTTTCCTGGATCAAACCTCGCCTCTCAACATGACTTGCTCCATGAAAAGTTTTGCTGCTTAA